The segment tttttttgtactttttattaggTGAAAAACtcacctaatatatatatatatacaaatgaatgaaaatgaaaaccaaaatCACACCAGCCCCAGTGTGTGTCACTCACAATCTACGCATGAGTTCAGCCGGATACTGGTTCCGGGGGTCACGCGTGTCTGCGGGGTCATGACCTCTGGTCTCCATCATCAGCCGGTGCTCGATATAAACGTCCAAGGCATCCTTCGCCACAacctacaaaaacaaacacacaaacatatatcgATTAGTGGGCATTATTACTGATACACAGCTGTGTGAGCGTTTATATCCTGCATGTATGCAAATTATATTGGTCAATCTTAAATCCACTTAAATATCCAGCTATACATGAAGATCTGTGTGATAATGGTTTACATTTTTCAACAATAACAAAAGGTGTGATTTGTTATGTAGCATATATCATTCTTTGAGCGAACGTGGAAAAAGCTggatgttattttcatttttttctgacaGCGGTACAGATCTATAATGTGAGatgaacctctctctctctgtattcaGGCAGCAGCTCGTGAACCGCATCTGCAAACAGTCCAGTGTAACGCTTGgcgttctcacacacactctccacCAGCTCAGGGTCTTCCTCCGCCACATCATCCAGATCCAGCACCAGAGCCACCTGCTCTCTGTGCGCCAGagacacctgaacacacacacacacacacacgggtgagCGGGAGTCCAGCAGAAG is part of the Carassius auratus strain Wakin unplaced genomic scaffold, ASM336829v1 scaf_tig00047419, whole genome shotgun sequence genome and harbors:
- the LOC113088891 gene encoding DNA replication licensing factor mcm7-like, which gives rise to MAPKDYMAEKEKCKRFLQEFYSEDDSGKKVFKYGAQLVSLAHREQVALVLDLDDVAEEDPELVESVCENAKRYTGLFADAVHELLPEYREREVVAKDALDVYIEHRLMMETRGHDPADTRDPRNQYPAELMRRL